A single window of Nicotiana sylvestris chromosome 5, ASM39365v2, whole genome shotgun sequence DNA harbors:
- the LOC138869253 gene encoding uncharacterized protein, producing the protein MPKEMRSNPNRSNTDHWCDFHNYHGHKTTDCRFLQSEVDHLLKQGYHTELFSEKGKQAYMKNRQEPPKPPSPKRTVNIISGGEDINGISYTTANKISKVTITQGKRVQHAIEEESITFDDADADGSSVNIILLRILCEMQAEDRIILKVHTLSGFDNSSVVTKGEVTLTTFAEGVIKDTTFQVVDMEMAYNMILGRPWIHEMDAVPSTLHQVIKFHHPGEYVKLNSWRSTYIQEHHFCSRFKYEK; encoded by the exons atgccaaaagagatgagatcgaatccaaacaggagCAACACTGATCATTGGTGCGATTTTCATAATTACCATGGGCATAAAACGACAGATTGTaggtttttacaaagtgaagttgatcatttattaaaacaaggatatcacactgagttgttcagtgagaaaggtaagcaagcttacatgaagaacaggcaggagcccccgaagccaccttctcccaaaagaaccgTCAACATTATAAGCGGAGGTGAAGACATTAATGGCATATCATACACTAcagctaacaaaatttccaaagttacaattacccaagggaaacgggtgcaGCATGCCATAGAGGAAGAAAgcattacatttgatgatgcagatgcagatg gtagttccgtgaacattattttgctaagaatATTATGTGAGATGCAAGCAGAAGATAGAATAATACTAAAGgtgcatactctatctggatttgacaattctagtgttgtgacgaaaggagaggtaacactcaccacattcgcagaaggagtcATCAAAGATACAACGTTTCAAGTAGTAGAtatggaaatggcttacaatatgatccttgggagaccatggatccatgaaatggatgctgttccttcaaccttgcatcaagtcaTTAAATTTCATCACCCTGGGGAGTATGTCAAATTaaattcgtggagatcaacaTATATCCAGGAGCATCACTTCTGTAGCAGATTCAAGTACGAAAAATGA